GCTGGTCGAACACCGCGATCGGCCGCCGGCTGTCGGTCGGCGACGGCGCGGTGGAGAAGCACATCGGCAACATCTTCGCCAAGCTCGACCTGCCCCCGGACGCCGACCAGCACCGCCGCGTGCTGGCCGTGCTGGCGTACCTGCGCTCCTGAGGGACGGAGCAACCTCCCACCCGCGCCGCACGTCTTGACAGGCATGAATCGCGTATGGCGTACCGCGCTCACCGCCCTGGTCTTGGCGTTCCTGGTGCCGGTCCTGGTGCTGGCCTCGGCGGCGGCAGGACTCGCGCCGCGGCACTGGTCCGGCATCCCGTTGTCGGGATGGGACTTGGCCGTGATCGAGTTCAAGCCGGAACAGGGCACGCTGACCGAACCGCCCGGACAGCCCGACCCGGTGGTCGACGGGATCATCGCGATGGACGACCCGGGCGTGTTCATGGTGGTGCCCCTGCACGACGGATCGGTGTACGTCGCGTCCAGGAGCCTGCGGCCGTCGCTGTTCCTCGGGCTGGGCAGCCGCTTCGACGCGGACCAGGTGAGCGTGGTGTGGTCGCCGCTGATGGGGAACATCAACCCCGACGCCGGCGACCGCGGCCCCGCCCGGACCTTCTGGCAGCGCACCGAACCCCTGGCCACGTGGGTGACCCTGATGGTCGGCTTCCCGTGGCAGCTCGGCGCCGGCCTGCTGCTGGCCGCCGGCTGGCACGTGTTCGCGGCCCGCCGCCGCGCCGCCCGGGTCGCGCGCGCCGTCGCCGTCTCCTGACCGGCTGGTGTCGGCATGCCGCGCCACAACTTCTGGGTTGTACCTACATCCCGGATGATGTGGCCGCCGCACGGGTGGAGTCAGCCCGGCAGCTTCGCGGCCAGCACCTGCACCTGCCGGATCTCCGGCGGCTTGGCCAGCAGCTGTCCCGCGTGGCCCATCAGCGCGCCCGCGATGTCGCCGTCGAGGTGGGCCTGCAGCGCGTCCGCGTCGCCGAACGCGTCGAAGATCCCGAACGTCGACTCGTCGACGCGGAAACAGAAACAGGCCACGGTGCCGCGCTCGGCCTGGGCCAGGGGCAGCGCACCGGCGAGGAACGAGGCGACCTCGTCCTCCTTGCCGGGTGCGGCGTGCAGCGTCGCCAGCAGACCGACCGTCACCATGTGCCGCCCCCGAAGCCGATGGATCGTCTGGTATGCACCCTATGCGGCTGCTTCGCCGCGCGGCACGGAACGCCGAGGTGGATCAGGAACCTGTGGCCGCGACACACCGCCGAACCGTGCCATAAGTTCATGATCAACGGGGTTGATGGCGGGTGATCGCGGCCGGGTGGGGGTGGGGGCGGCATAGGGTGGGGGTGTGGCGGAGTGGGCTGCCGGGGGCCGGCGCGTGCTGGTGACCGGGGCGACCGGGTACATCGGCGGGCGGCTCGCCCCGCGGCTCATCGAGGCGGGGCACCAGGTGCGCTGCCTGACCCGGTCCGCGGCGCGGCTGCGCGACGTGCCCTGGGCGTCGCAGGCGGAGATCGCCGAGGCGGACGTGCTCGACCTCGGGGCCACCCGCCGGGCCCTGCGCGGCGTCGAGGTGGCCTACTACCTGGTGCACTCGCTCGGCTCGCCGGGCTTCGAGCAGATCGACCGGCGGGCGGCGCAGACCTTCGCCGCGGCCGCCCTGGCCGAGCGCGTCAAACGCATCGTCTACCTGGGCGGCCCGGCGCCTGAGCCGTCGGCCGACGGCTCCGCCGCCTCGGCGCACCTGCGCTCCCGCGACGAGGTCGCGGCCATCCTCACCCACTCCGGGGTGCCGACGGTGACCCTGCGCGCCGCCGTGATCATCGGGTCCGGGTCGGCGTCGTTCGAGATGCTGCGCTACCTCACCGAGCGGCTGCCCGTCATGGTGACGCCGCGCTGGGTGAGCAACCGGATCCAGCCCATCGCGGTCCGCGACGTGCTGCACTACCTGGTCGGCTGGGCCAGCGTGCCCGGGGACGTGAA
The Catellatospora sp. IY07-71 DNA segment above includes these coding regions:
- a CDS encoding putative quinol monooxygenase; translation: MVTVGLLATLHAAPGKEDEVASFLAGALPLAQAERGTVACFCFRVDESTFGIFDAFGDADALQAHLDGDIAGALMGHAGQLLAKPPEIRQVQVLAAKLPG